Proteins encoded by one window of Thermobaculum terrenum ATCC BAA-798:
- a CDS encoding Gfo/Idh/MocA family protein: protein MPVRVAILGCGLIAQREHIPAYVKSEDAQITVFASRDLSKAERLKNEYGANAATDDWKEAILRDDVDVVDICLPNYLHAPAAIAAAEAGKHIIVEKPIARTIAEADAMIEAANKNGVKLMVAHSLRFAPPAEEAQRLVSEGFIGEVKAVRALLNHAGPIEYWGATDTWFFELTKSGGGALLDLGIHVADLVQWVVGAPASSVSAMVVNSGRFGDVEDMGMATIRFSNDVLGFIQASWNYRPKNEANLVVYGDKGTLYAWAYPGKPLVANLRSEDSPDGKLVELEVPQSSRRNNPFDYFVRWVLDKAEPFSTGEEARAALQIITGAYASAKSRCEVELPRF from the coding sequence ATGCCTGTAAGAGTAGCTATATTGGGATGCGGGCTCATAGCCCAAAGAGAGCATATACCTGCATATGTAAAGTCCGAGGATGCGCAGATAACAGTATTCGCTAGTAGAGACCTATCTAAGGCGGAGAGGCTGAAGAATGAGTATGGGGCTAATGCTGCCACTGATGATTGGAAAGAAGCGATTCTAAGGGACGATGTGGATGTGGTAGATATTTGCTTGCCTAATTACCTACACGCCCCAGCTGCGATAGCTGCCGCTGAGGCAGGCAAGCACATCATAGTTGAGAAACCCATAGCTAGGACTATTGCTGAAGCTGATGCTATGATCGAGGCTGCCAACAAGAACGGGGTCAAGTTGATGGTTGCCCACAGCCTGAGATTCGCTCCACCAGCCGAGGAGGCTCAAAGATTAGTCAGCGAAGGGTTTATAGGAGAGGTGAAGGCAGTAAGAGCTCTTCTCAACCATGCCGGACCTATAGAGTACTGGGGAGCTACTGATACTTGGTTCTTCGAACTCACAAAATCAGGTGGTGGGGCCTTGTTGGATCTAGGTATTCATGTTGCTGACCTGGTTCAGTGGGTTGTGGGCGCTCCTGCGTCTTCAGTTTCGGCTATGGTGGTCAATAGTGGCCGTTTTGGTGATGTTGAAGATATGGGTATGGCTACGATCCGGTTCAGCAATGATGTACTTGGTTTCATACAGGCTTCATGGAATTACAGGCCGAAGAATGAGGCTAATCTAGTCGTCTACGGCGATAAGGGTACGTTGTATGCTTGGGCATATCCTGGAAAACCGCTTGTTGCGAATCTCAGGTCTGAGGATTCTCCAGATGGTAAGCTGGTAGAGCTGGAAGTTCCTCAGAGTAGCCGTAGGAACAATCCGTTTGATTACTTCGTGCGCTGGGTGCTGGATAAGGCTGAGCCGTTCTCCACAGGCGAAGAGGCTAGGGCGGCACTACAGATAATTACGGGAGCTTATGCATCAGCCAAAAGCCGTTGTGAGGTTGAGCTCCCTAGATTTTAG
- a CDS encoding ABC transporter substrate-binding protein, translating to MFTKSSKVWVLLLLFLQLVVVGCGAGNSTPTIGSTSANITPTTSSESNQNSQNTSSNLKQVTLALGYIPTVQFAPYYVAQEKGFYKEEGLNVKFNHGIISDLIKMVGTGKIPYGVASGDEVLVARSQGVPVVYLGAYFQKYPVVLITRSEDHITDIKQLKGKVIGVPGQFGATYTGLLALLHSANMNEKDVKIRSIGFTQVQALERKQVDAVMGYANNEPIQLRHLGVKVNTIPVWEHLNLVSNGLITSQDKLSSDPQEAAAVVRATMKGLQYTIDHPEEAFQISLKYVPEAAQDKEIQMEVLKSSIELWQSQATKEHGLGYTDPNMWKTTLDFLKSIGLIKHDVDLSKVYTNQFVERSR from the coding sequence ATGTTCACAAAATCGTCTAAGGTATGGGTTCTTCTACTGTTATTCTTGCAACTTGTGGTTGTCGGTTGTGGGGCAGGTAACAGCACACCAACCATTGGTAGTACGTCGGCTAATATCACCCCTACTACATCCTCGGAAAGCAACCAGAATTCGCAAAATACGAGCAGCAACCTAAAGCAGGTCACTTTAGCTTTGGGATACATACCAACTGTTCAGTTCGCCCCCTACTACGTAGCACAGGAGAAGGGTTTCTACAAAGAGGAAGGCCTGAACGTAAAATTCAACCATGGTATCATAAGCGATCTCATAAAGATGGTTGGCACTGGGAAGATACCTTATGGCGTCGCAAGCGGCGATGAGGTGCTCGTTGCCAGATCTCAGGGGGTACCCGTAGTATATCTTGGCGCCTATTTCCAAAAGTATCCTGTAGTCCTTATAACCCGTAGCGAAGATCATATCACAGATATAAAGCAGCTCAAGGGGAAGGTAATCGGAGTGCCAGGGCAGTTCGGTGCCACCTACACGGGACTACTTGCTCTGCTTCACTCGGCCAACATGAACGAAAAAGACGTCAAGATAAGGTCCATAGGCTTCACCCAGGTACAAGCCCTGGAGCGCAAGCAGGTAGATGCGGTGATGGGTTATGCCAACAACGAACCTATACAGCTAAGACACCTTGGAGTAAAAGTAAACACCATACCGGTCTGGGAGCATTTGAACCTTGTATCAAATGGCCTGATAACTAGCCAGGATAAGCTGAGCTCTGACCCTCAGGAAGCAGCAGCGGTCGTAAGAGCAACGATGAAAGGACTTCAATACACCATCGATCATCCAGAAGAAGCCTTCCAGATAAGCCTTAAGTATGTGCCAGAGGCAGCACAGGATAAAGAGATCCAAATGGAAGTGCTCAAATCCTCGATAGAGCTCTGGCAAAGTCAGGCCACAAAAGAGCACGGCCTTGGGTATACAGATCCTAACATGTGGAAAACTACACTGGACTTCCTCAAGAGCATAGGACTTATCAAACATGATGTGGATCTCTCCAAGGTTTACACCAACCAGTTTGTGGAAAGATCCAGGTAG
- a CDS encoding carbohydrate ABC transporter permease translates to MAQQIRLARARQEKSSQENSALARRQARVAWLFLIPTLLVVAIVAAWPMIQVVWLSLTNAQLLSPTPPKFIGLDNYVRLIHDSIWWHTVWNTVLFTVITVTFEFVLGMVIALVVNSQFKARGFMRAAMLVPWAIPTVVSAMMWKWMYNDIYGVINDLLVNKLHILDHNVAFLAVPSLAIPSVAAIDIWKTTPFVALLLLAGLQVIPNDIYEAATVDGATAWQRFFQITLPLLRPAIAVTLIFRTLDALRVFDVFYVMFGNDQSRMPMAVYVQNYLVQFQDVGYSSAISMFIFMIIGIFVVAYVTTLGVEVEQ, encoded by the coding sequence ATGGCACAACAAATAAGGTTGGCCAGGGCAAGACAGGAGAAAAGCAGCCAGGAAAACAGCGCACTAGCGCGTCGACAAGCCCGAGTAGCGTGGCTCTTTCTCATACCTACCCTTTTAGTAGTAGCTATTGTGGCTGCCTGGCCAATGATTCAGGTTGTTTGGCTTAGCTTGACCAATGCACAACTGCTCAGCCCAACTCCTCCAAAATTTATAGGTCTGGATAACTACGTAAGGCTCATACATGACAGCATATGGTGGCATACGGTCTGGAACACTGTCCTCTTTACAGTCATCACCGTCACTTTCGAATTTGTTTTGGGTATGGTAATAGCCCTCGTGGTCAATTCTCAGTTCAAGGCTAGAGGATTCATGAGGGCTGCCATGCTCGTGCCCTGGGCGATACCTACAGTGGTATCAGCAATGATGTGGAAATGGATGTACAACGATATATACGGCGTTATCAATGACCTTCTGGTTAACAAACTACATATCCTGGATCATAACGTGGCCTTTTTGGCTGTACCTAGCTTGGCTATTCCCTCCGTGGCCGCTATAGACATCTGGAAGACCACGCCTTTCGTAGCTTTATTGTTACTAGCCGGGCTACAGGTTATCCCCAATGATATCTACGAGGCCGCCACTGTGGATGGTGCTACTGCTTGGCAGCGCTTCTTCCAGATAACTTTGCCTCTGCTTAGACCTGCAATAGCGGTTACTCTGATATTCCGTACGCTTGATGCATTGAGGGTATTCGATGTTTTCTACGTGATGTTTGGCAATGATCAGAGCAGGATGCCTATGGCTGTATACGTCCAGAATTACCTGGTTCAGTTTCAGGATGTGGGATACAGCTCAGCGATAAGTATGTTCATATTCATGATTATTGGCATATTCGTTGTGGCCTATGTTACTACGCTTGGTGTGGAGGTTGAGCAATGA
- a CDS encoding ABC transporter permease — protein MRQESYGLPAYKISTGAGELKGKLSLWGWVIASLILAILLWEAIVLVGKYPTYILPTPMEVWQRFLQSLADGTWWTHTRITLLESILGFALGFGVAAVFGYILAHWRAVERLLSPHIAASQALPVVAIAPLITLWFGYGLLGKVIVCALVVFFPILVNTIVGIRNVPRDLIEVAQVYGAGWWQTFWMVELPLSLPVLLGGIRLGLTLSITGAVVGEFVGADVGLGVLLNISKGMFDTPLMFVALITLALMAASFYGIALLLEKILLAWHYE, from the coding sequence ATGCGCCAGGAGAGCTATGGTCTACCAGCATACAAAATCTCTACGGGTGCGGGAGAGCTAAAGGGCAAGCTTTCACTATGGGGCTGGGTAATAGCCTCGCTTATACTTGCCATCCTGCTATGGGAAGCAATAGTGCTCGTAGGCAAGTATCCAACATACATACTGCCTACCCCAATGGAGGTCTGGCAAAGGTTTCTACAGAGCCTTGCAGACGGTACCTGGTGGACCCACACAAGGATTACTCTCCTAGAGAGCATCTTGGGTTTTGCTCTGGGATTTGGCGTGGCAGCTGTGTTCGGATACATACTAGCCCATTGGCGAGCTGTAGAACGGCTCCTTAGTCCTCACATAGCAGCTAGCCAGGCGCTCCCTGTGGTAGCTATAGCTCCTCTGATAACTCTATGGTTTGGATATGGACTCCTAGGAAAAGTAATAGTATGCGCGCTGGTAGTGTTCTTCCCCATCCTAGTCAATACCATCGTGGGAATTAGGAATGTTCCAAGAGACTTGATAGAAGTAGCGCAGGTATACGGAGCAGGATGGTGGCAAACATTCTGGATGGTAGAACTACCTCTATCCCTACCTGTGCTACTTGGAGGTATACGCCTCGGATTGACATTATCCATAACAGGAGCTGTTGTGGGCGAGTTTGTGGGGGCAGATGTGGGGCTGGGAGTACTTCTAAATATCTCAAAGGGCATGTTTGATACCCCTCTGATGTTCGTAGCCCTCATAACACTAGCGCTGATGGCAGCGTCCTTTTATGGCATAGCCCTATTACTAGAAAAAATTCTACTAGCCTGGCATTACGAGTAA
- a CDS encoding carbohydrate ABC transporter permease, with the protein MSRSRSWKVITKLLFYLLVAVIIVYTVFPFYWALRSAITPTGELFSTPVSYWPSRPTLEHFRAIFSNDLFLRAILNSTIVAGSVTIISLAIGSLAAYALGRFKFRGRTPVMYIILSMTVFPQIAVLSALFQLVNFLHLFDTLGALILTYLIFTLPFTVWVLITFFRSMPQELEQAAYVDGATPFQTFRLVLLPLAAPGIVTSGLLAFIAAWNEFLYALSFIQTPQKRTITFALQAFTPENAATSNFAVPWGQIMAATLVVTLPLIVLTLIFQRRIIAGLTAGSIKG; encoded by the coding sequence ATGAGCCGTTCGAGATCTTGGAAGGTAATAACTAAGCTTTTATTCTATTTGCTCGTGGCGGTGATCATAGTCTACACAGTTTTTCCTTTTTACTGGGCTCTGCGCTCTGCCATTACTCCCACCGGCGAGCTCTTTTCAACGCCAGTAAGCTACTGGCCAAGCAGGCCTACGTTGGAGCACTTCAGGGCTATATTCAGTAACGACTTGTTCCTGCGCGCTATCCTCAACTCCACGATTGTTGCAGGCTCAGTCACTATTATCTCGCTGGCCATAGGGTCATTAGCAGCTTATGCCCTTGGTAGGTTTAAGTTCAGGGGACGCACACCGGTAATGTACATAATTTTATCCATGACGGTGTTCCCTCAGATAGCTGTACTTAGTGCTCTCTTCCAGTTAGTAAACTTCCTGCATCTGTTCGATACTTTAGGCGCCCTGATACTTACTTACCTAATATTCACTCTGCCGTTTACAGTGTGGGTGCTGATTACTTTCTTCAGGAGCATGCCTCAGGAATTAGAGCAGGCGGCCTATGTGGATGGTGCTACGCCTTTCCAGACCTTTAGGCTGGTGCTCTTGCCGTTAGCTGCACCGGGTATAGTGACCTCCGGGTTGTTGGCCTTTATTGCGGCATGGAATGAATTCCTGTACGCCCTCTCTTTCATACAGACTCCTCAGAAGAGAACGATAACCTTTGCTCTACAGGCTTTCACTCCTGAGAATGCTGCCACAAGTAACTTCGCAGTTCCCTGGGGACAGATAATGGCGGCAACACTGGTAGTCACTCTGCCGCTGATAGTGCTCACCCTTATCTTCCAGAGGAGAATCATAGCGGGTCTAACAGCAGGTTCGATCAAGGGTTAG
- a CDS encoding DUF3054 domain-containing protein, which translates to MSVAERERPLGRGTTYLLVAGDVLAIVLFVVLGFRSHHIQVHYLANLIRVATPLLAGWFIVSMFTGAYRPTAVLGEFMKRSALTWIGGILLGLLIRGLVLREGFIFTFMLVTLAVTGVLLLGWRLVYFLIISGRSPSR; encoded by the coding sequence ATGAGTGTTGCCGAAAGAGAAAGACCGCTGGGAAGGGGAACCACATACTTGCTAGTGGCTGGCGATGTACTAGCTATTGTACTTTTCGTAGTACTCGGCTTTAGAAGCCATCACATACAGGTTCACTATTTGGCAAACCTGATAAGGGTGGCAACACCCTTGCTTGCAGGTTGGTTTATCGTCTCAATGTTCACGGGCGCATACAGGCCTACTGCGGTTCTTGGAGAGTTCATGAAGAGATCGGCGCTAACGTGGATAGGAGGAATATTGCTAGGTCTCCTGATAAGAGGTCTAGTTCTCAGAGAAGGCTTCATCTTTACGTTCATGTTGGTCACCCTTGCTGTAACAGGCGTGCTACTGCTTGGATGGCGATTGGTATATTTCCTGATTATCTCTGGGCGTTCACCATCCAGGTGA
- a CDS encoding PHP-associated domain-containing protein, giving the protein MSTNDLVRAELHCHTSWSRDCLMRPDRLVQVCIEKGIEVLAITDHNEIGGAFEVASIAPFTVIVGEEIKTREGELIGYFLKRYIPQGLSAEDTAMEIKSQGGIVSVPHPFDSLRNSRLKTEVLERLITKNLVDIIEAFNSRTTKPEDNTKAEIYAASKGIPVVAGSDAHTYPEVGTGTTLLSPFSNADEFLMSARQAVLTEARLSPWPVHLASTWAKIAKKVKML; this is encoded by the coding sequence ATGTCAACTAATGACCTTGTTAGAGCTGAGCTGCACTGCCACACCAGTTGGTCTCGTGATTGCTTGATGCGACCAGACAGGCTGGTTCAGGTGTGCATTGAAAAGGGAATAGAAGTCCTGGCGATAACCGACCATAACGAGATAGGGGGCGCCTTTGAGGTAGCCTCTATAGCTCCTTTTACGGTTATTGTAGGAGAGGAGATCAAGACTCGTGAGGGGGAGTTAATAGGCTATTTCCTAAAGCGCTATATACCCCAGGGTTTGTCAGCTGAGGACACAGCTATGGAGATCAAGTCTCAAGGGGGGATCGTTAGTGTTCCTCACCCCTTTGATAGCCTGCGCAATAGCAGACTCAAAACAGAAGTTTTGGAGAGGCTAATAACGAAAAATCTGGTGGATATCATAGAAGCTTTCAATTCCAGGACTACTAAGCCCGAGGATAATACCAAGGCGGAGATCTATGCTGCCTCCAAAGGTATCCCGGTTGTAGCCGGTTCGGATGCGCATACTTATCCTGAAGTGGGGACGGGTACTACTTTACTAAGTCCTTTCTCGAACGCAGATGAGTTTCTTATGTCTGCAAGGCAGGCTGTGCTTACTGAGGCGAGGCTAAGCCCTTGGCCTGTTCATCTAGCTAGTACGTGGGCGAAGATAGCCAAGAAGGTGAAGATGCTGTGA
- a CDS encoding DUF512 domain-containing protein: MIHGGEVVRVQPNSIADDLGLQPGDVLLQINGRPLRDIIDYRFYGAADYVELLVKRGQEYIIFEIEKDPDESLGVEFARPTFNPIRQCANACPFCFVDQNREGMRDSLYIRDDDYRYSFLFGNFVTLTNLTPSDWRRLEEQRLSPLYVSVHTTDPDLRRRLLGYPKAPDILEQLARLREIGIQVHTQLVLCPGLNDGPQLERTIDDLAALYPTVLSIAVVPVGLTQFRGGSVRAGGRHNRIIASQASTPVRSYTPEEAKQVVKQVDRRRAQFRKELGTNLVFASDEFYLMAGKSVPAAKHYEGFPQLENGIGMVRYMLEGFKESRRKLPERLKSTRKVTILCGTLPAKVLRQVADKMQDACSGLSVDVIPVENKFYGPSTNVSGLLVGEDLVPIIESIEGTDLILIPRVALDNDGRRLLDGVTLQDLRDVAKYPLEPAVDMKETVDLILRMDAGEELGKSVPPPRIGGFEFSPVPNSDTFGQYVTYS, from the coding sequence GTGATTCACGGCGGAGAAGTTGTAAGAGTACAGCCAAACAGCATAGCAGACGACCTGGGACTTCAGCCCGGGGACGTGTTGCTGCAGATCAATGGTCGACCGCTGCGAGATATCATCGATTATAGGTTCTACGGTGCAGCTGACTATGTGGAACTACTGGTCAAGCGAGGACAAGAGTATATCATCTTCGAGATTGAGAAGGATCCCGATGAGTCTTTAGGTGTTGAATTCGCAAGACCAACGTTTAATCCCATAAGGCAGTGTGCAAATGCGTGCCCTTTTTGCTTTGTGGATCAAAATCGTGAAGGTATGAGGGATAGTCTCTACATAAGAGACGACGATTATAGGTATAGTTTCCTGTTTGGTAACTTCGTTACACTTACTAATCTGACTCCATCTGATTGGCGGAGATTAGAGGAGCAAAGGCTTAGCCCTCTCTACGTCTCCGTGCATACAACAGATCCGGATCTTCGTCGCAGGTTGTTGGGCTATCCTAAAGCTCCGGATATTCTGGAGCAGCTTGCGCGGTTGCGTGAGATTGGCATTCAGGTCCATACACAGCTAGTTCTATGTCCTGGGCTCAATGATGGTCCACAGCTTGAGAGGACCATAGATGACCTTGCTGCGCTCTATCCTACTGTGCTCTCTATAGCTGTGGTTCCTGTGGGGCTTACTCAGTTTAGAGGAGGAAGTGTTCGAGCGGGGGGAAGGCATAACAGGATTATAGCCTCCCAAGCCAGCACTCCCGTCAGGAGCTATACACCAGAGGAAGCGAAGCAGGTAGTAAAGCAGGTTGATAGGCGTAGAGCGCAGTTTCGTAAGGAGCTCGGCACGAATTTGGTGTTCGCCTCTGATGAGTTCTACCTCATGGCAGGGAAGAGTGTTCCTGCTGCTAAGCACTACGAGGGCTTTCCACAGCTCGAGAACGGCATAGGGATGGTAAGGTACATGCTCGAGGGCTTTAAGGAATCTAGGAGAAAGCTTCCTGAGCGCTTGAAGTCAACCAGAAAAGTGACCATACTTTGCGGAACGCTTCCCGCCAAGGTGCTAAGGCAGGTGGCTGACAAAATGCAAGATGCTTGCTCGGGACTGAGTGTGGATGTGATCCCGGTCGAAAACAAGTTTTACGGTCCCAGTACTAACGTCTCAGGATTGCTGGTGGGTGAGGACCTTGTGCCGATAATAGAATCTATTGAAGGGACGGATCTGATACTCATCCCTAGGGTAGCCTTAGATAACGATGGGAGAAGACTTCTGGACGGCGTAACACTGCAGGACCTGCGTGATGTGGCCAAATATCCACTTGAGCCTGCCGTGGATATGAAAGAGACGGTAGATCTTATATTGCGGATGGATGCGGGCGAGGAGCTAGGCAAGTCCGTACCACCACCACGGATAGGCGGGTTTGAATTCTCCCCGGTACCCAATTCCGATACTTTCGGTCAATACGTAACTTACTCATAG
- a CDS encoding FAD-binding oxidoreductase, translating to MKESVIEELRSILGPSGLLVDQGDLLAYSIDGTWLEAMPDCVVLPTSTQQVAQVMSIANRELVPVVPRGGSSNLSGGTIPINGGIVMSLTRMNKILEIDPDNLIAVVQPGVITHDLQSEVRKYGLYYPPDPSSVQHSTIGGNVAENAGGLRCLKYGVTSKYVLGMEYVTPTGEVGRAGGRVIKNVTGYQLEQLLIGSEGTLAIITEITLRLIPYPKYRRTLMAVFDRLEDAGKAVSEITRAGIIPAAMELMDKSCIQVVEDYLRIGLPVAAEAMLLVESDGYYESAVEAEIRHIDGILSELAAEVNLAEDESQAEELWRARRSVSPAVAKIKPNKLGEDVCVPRSAVPEMIRRCQEIAEKYDLKLVIYGHAGDGNIHPNILFDKRDVDEVSRVQKAAAEIFQAAVELGGTLTGEHGIGLLKKGFLGLALDSTTIGVMRTIKRALDPNNILNPGKIFPDEASYLQVPFDVGRT from the coding sequence ATGAAGGAGAGCGTGATCGAGGAATTAAGGTCGATACTTGGTCCTTCAGGACTGCTTGTGGATCAAGGGGATCTGTTAGCCTACTCTATAGATGGCACCTGGTTAGAAGCTATGCCAGACTGTGTGGTTTTGCCCACATCTACACAACAGGTTGCCCAGGTGATGTCTATAGCCAATAGAGAGCTCGTTCCAGTAGTGCCTCGTGGAGGCTCTTCTAATCTCTCTGGCGGCACCATCCCCATTAATGGGGGCATAGTTATGAGTCTCACCAGGATGAACAAGATACTCGAGATAGATCCGGACAACCTGATCGCCGTAGTGCAACCGGGAGTAATAACTCATGATCTGCAGAGCGAAGTCCGCAAATATGGTCTTTACTATCCGCCCGATCCCTCTAGTGTGCAGCATAGTACTATAGGGGGGAACGTGGCAGAGAATGCTGGTGGATTAAGGTGTCTGAAGTATGGTGTAACCAGCAAGTACGTATTGGGTATGGAGTATGTAACTCCTACAGGCGAGGTAGGCAGGGCTGGTGGAAGAGTAATCAAGAACGTGACAGGGTATCAGCTTGAGCAGTTGCTTATTGGCAGTGAAGGAACGCTAGCTATCATTACCGAGATAACGCTTAGGTTGATTCCTTATCCAAAATATAGGCGTACTCTGATGGCGGTATTCGACAGGCTAGAAGATGCTGGTAAGGCTGTGTCAGAGATTACACGAGCAGGGATAATACCGGCCGCTATGGAGCTGATGGACAAGTCCTGTATCCAGGTGGTAGAGGATTACCTGCGTATAGGACTGCCGGTTGCAGCGGAGGCGATGCTGCTTGTGGAGTCAGATGGATACTATGAGTCAGCGGTAGAAGCTGAGATAAGGCATATAGATGGGATATTATCGGAACTAGCTGCTGAGGTGAATTTGGCCGAGGATGAATCGCAAGCTGAGGAGCTGTGGCGAGCTAGAAGATCCGTTAGTCCCGCTGTAGCTAAGATAAAGCCCAACAAACTTGGCGAGGATGTGTGTGTCCCCCGTAGCGCTGTCCCGGAGATGATACGCAGGTGCCAAGAGATAGCTGAGAAGTACGATCTGAAGCTGGTTATCTATGGTCACGCTGGGGATGGGAACATTCATCCCAACATACTCTTTGATAAGCGGGACGTTGATGAGGTGAGTAGGGTACAGAAAGCAGCTGCAGAGATTTTTCAAGCAGCTGTGGAGTTGGGTGGTACGCTCACAGGGGAGCATGGAATTGGGCTGCTCAAGAAGGGTTTTCTTGGGTTGGCTCTCGACAGTACTACTATAGGAGTGATGCGGACCATTAAGCGGGCGCTCGACCCAAACAATATACTCAATCCTGGCAAGATATTTCCTGATGAGGCGTCGTACCTGCAGGTACCTTTTGATGTGGGTAGGACTTAA
- a CDS encoding phosphatase PAP2 family protein — MQDRVDRDFTREEQPLAVGDEHLSELEERIGAAPARISILLLGFVGSLMLILLMAIIARDIFPEQSISLDRTIYLYLRNHASSFPGPLFVLGTYLGSFIVIGPLTAAICALLFLKGYRRTPTFLVVSAVGGILVNQVFKDYVTRPRPSWPGIHQIGDYSFPSGHAMNSVVFYIALASIIWVLFGKLYGTISFIIAIFLALFIGTSRIYFGYHYFTDVIGGYITGLLWVVIAATATQGGSHIIRQRRANKSKI; from the coding sequence TTGCAAGATAGAGTCGATAGAGACTTCACGAGAGAGGAGCAACCTCTAGCTGTAGGTGATGAGCATCTGTCCGAGCTGGAGGAAAGGATCGGAGCAGCCCCTGCTAGGATCTCAATACTCCTCCTAGGATTCGTGGGGTCCTTGATGCTCATCCTTCTGATGGCTATAATCGCCCGCGATATATTTCCGGAACAATCGATTAGCTTAGATCGAACAATATACTTATATCTCAGGAACCATGCATCAAGTTTCCCCGGCCCACTGTTTGTTTTAGGGACCTACCTTGGATCGTTTATAGTAATTGGTCCGTTAACAGCTGCGATCTGTGCTCTACTTTTCCTAAAGGGATATAGGAGAACTCCAACATTCCTTGTGGTGTCTGCAGTTGGAGGCATATTAGTAAACCAGGTCTTTAAGGACTACGTAACACGCCCTCGGCCCAGCTGGCCAGGTATCCATCAAATAGGAGACTATAGTTTCCCAAGCGGACATGCTATGAACTCTGTGGTGTTCTATATAGCGCTCGCCAGCATCATCTGGGTGCTATTCGGTAAGCTGTACGGCACGATAAGCTTTATAATAGCTATCTTCCTGGCATTGTTCATAGGAACTAGCAGGATATATTTCGGCTACCATTACTTCACGGACGTAATCGGTGGTTACATAACCGGCCTGTTATGGGTAGTAATCGCGGCTACCGCCACTCAAGGCGGTAGCCACATAATAAGACAAAGAAGGGCAAACAAATCTAAAATCTAG
- a CDS encoding GNAT family N-acetyltransferase, which translates to MELRELRECDLLDLLDLCSRTLPLDKFSINLLKHRIFQEPEHRPEYQLSLWDGDKLVSVMLGGVRTSEEGPAPAIRLFATDPAYQRRGYATQLLKELINRIQADGMKTLRVGGSAPIYFWPGVDVRYTPAICFLIKHGFQIADVRCFNMEVDLLSRDWDTSADEDRLAREGFVFRRLSLDDREEFSKWLLDVWGSTWQCEALATYQNEPISTHIALRDGRICAFASYGGTAFENGFGPTGTEEQLRGKGIGRILFYRCMRDLRMLGHEKCEVIWVGPIPFYAKVADAKINRVFWVLGKQI; encoded by the coding sequence ATGGAACTTCGCGAGCTTAGAGAGTGTGATCTGCTTGATCTCTTGGACCTATGTAGCAGGACGTTGCCTCTGGATAAGTTCTCTATAAACTTACTAAAGCACCGTATATTCCAGGAGCCAGAGCATAGGCCAGAATACCAACTGTCCTTATGGGATGGAGATAAGTTAGTGAGCGTTATGCTGGGGGGGGTCCGTACATCAGAAGAAGGTCCTGCTCCTGCTATAAGGCTATTTGCTACCGATCCTGCTTACCAGAGGAGAGGTTATGCTACTCAGCTGCTGAAAGAGCTGATAAACAGGATTCAAGCTGATGGTATGAAAACCCTGAGGGTTGGGGGTAGTGCACCCATCTACTTCTGGCCAGGAGTAGATGTAAGGTATACCCCGGCAATCTGTTTCTTGATCAAGCATGGTTTTCAGATCGCGGATGTTAGATGTTTCAACATGGAAGTAGATCTGCTCTCTCGAGACTGGGATACATCTGCCGACGAGGACAGGCTTGCGAGGGAGGGCTTCGTGTTTCGAAGGTTATCGTTGGATGACAGGGAGGAGTTTAGCAAATGGCTTCTGGATGTTTGGGGCTCTACTTGGCAATGTGAGGCTCTGGCTACCTACCAAAATGAACCAATATCGACACATATAGCTCTGCGTGATGGTAGGATATGTGCCTTTGCCTCTTATGGAGGTACGGCTTTTGAGAATGGGTTTGGCCCTACTGGTACCGAAGAGCAACTGAGGGGTAAGGGGATTGGCCGGATTCTGTTCTATAGATGCATGCGTGATCTTAGGATGCTGGGTCACGAGAAATGTGAGGTAATATGGGTGGGGCCTATACCGTTTTATGCGAAGGTGGCGGATGCCAAGATAAATAGAGTATTCTGGGTACTAGGTAAGCAGATCTAA